A single genomic interval of Juglans regia cultivar Chandler unplaced genomic scaffold, Walnut 2.0 Scaffold_637, whole genome shotgun sequence harbors:
- the LOC108991369 gene encoding sugar transport protein 10-like, which produces MAGGGFVSDQGGRTVDYAGGITAFVVVTCVVAAMGGLIFGYDIGISGGVTSMEHFLRKFFPSVYRKMIDETARESEYCKFDSELLTLFTSSLYVAALIASFFASAVTRAFGRKMSMFFGGLVFLFGSILNGAAINIEMLIIGRLLLGVGVGFANQSVPVYLSEMAPAKIRGALNIGFQMAITIGILFANLVNYGTAQIKGGWGWRVSLGLAAVPAIMMTVGSVFLPDTPNSILERGYTDKAKQMLRKIRGTDNVDEEFKDLVDASEAAKKVDHPWKNILEPRYRPQLIICILIPFFQQLTGINVIMFYAPVLFKTLGFGDNASLMSAVITGVVNVLATFVSIFTVDKFGRRILFLEGGAQMFICQVAIGVLISLTFGVSGEGTITKGQADLVLLLICTYVAAFAWSWGPLGWLVPSEICPLEIRSAGQAINVSVNMLFTFFVAQVFLAMLCHLKFGLFFFFAVFVFIMTIFAFFFIPETKNMPIEEMNRVWKAHWFWKKYIPDDAVNISHRDNY; this is translated from the exons ATGGCAGGAGGAGGTTTTGTAAGTGATCAAGGTGGAAGAACGGTCGACTATGCAGGCGGCATTACTGCCTTTGTGGTGGTCACTTGTGTGGTTGCTGCAATGGGCGGCCTCATCTTTGGCTATGACATTGGAATCTCAG GAGGGGTAACTTCAATGGAACACTTTTTAAGAAAGTTCTTCCCTTCCGTCTACAGAAAAATGATAGACGAAACAGCTCGTGAAAGTGAATACTGCAAGTTTGATAGCGAGCTGCTCACATTGTTCACCTCTTCCCTTTACGTTGCAGCATTAATAGCTTCCTTCTTTGCTTCTGCTGTTACGAGAGCTTTCGGCCGAAAAATGTCCATGTTTTTTGGAGGCTTGGTTTTCTTGTTTGGTTCTATCCTAAACGGCGCAGCCATCAACATTGAAATGCTTATCATTGGTCGCTTATTACTTGGTGTCGGTGTTGGATTCGCTAATCAG TCGGTCCCAGTTTATCTTTCAGAAATGGCGCCAGCGAAGATCAGAGGAGCACTCAACATTGGTTTCCAGATGGCCATTACAATTGGGATTCTGTTTGCCAATCTTGTCAATTATGGGACTGCCCAAATCAAGGGAGGATGGGGTTGGAGAGTTTCTTTAGGTCTTGCAGCTGTCCCTGCAATAATGATGACCGTAGGATCTGTGTTTCTTCCAGATACTCCTAATTCCATACTCGAGAGAGGCTACACCGACAAGGCAAAGCAGATGTTACGAAAAATTCGTGGCACCGACAACGTGGATGAAGAGTTCAAAGACCTAGTTGATGCGAGTGAGGCTGCAAAGAAAGTGGATCATCCATGGAAGAACATCTTGGAGCCCAGATATAGACCCCAACTCATTATTTGCATCCTCATACCCTTCTTCCAACAGCTTACCGGCATCAACGTCATCATGTTTTATGCGCCTGTTCTCTTTAAGACTCTAGGTTTCGGTGACAATGCTTCACTCATGTCTGCTGTTATTACCGGTGTTGTTAATGTCCTCGCTACTTTTGTTTCCATCTTCACTGTTGACAAGTTTGGGAGAAGGATTTTGTTCCTCGAAGGTGGCGCACAGATGTTTATATGCCAG GTTGCAATAGGAGTTTTGATAAGTTTGACATTTGGGGTGAGTGGCGAAGGAACCATTACAAAAGGCCAAGCAGATTTGGTTTTGCTCTTAATATGCACTTATGTAGCAGCCTTTGCATGGTCTTGGGGGCCTTTGGGTTGGTTGGTACCGAGTGAGATCTGCCCTCTGGAGATCCGATCAGCAGGCCAAGCCATTAACGTATCAGTCAACATGCTATTCACTTTTTTTGTGGCTCAAGTTTTCCTTGCCATGCTTTGCCACCTCAAGTTTggtctcttctttttcttcgcTGTCTTTGTGTTCATAATGACTATTTTTGCGTTCTTCTTCATACCCGAGACGAAGAACATGCCAATAGAAGAGATGAATAGAGTTTGGAAGGCACACTGGTTCTGGAAGAAGTACATCCCAGATGATGCTGTCAATATTAGCCACCGGGACAACTATTAA